The Paludisphaera rhizosphaerae genome segment GAGCGGGAACTTCCCGGCCGTGGTGTCCAGCACCGTCGGCGCGTCCGTCTCAGCCATCATTCCTCCCGTTCGAAACTCCGCGACTTCGGGCCGATATTGTACTTAAGAGCCCATCGTGCCGCGCTATAATGGCCTAATTGACGACGACGCGTGAGCCGAAGGGACCCTGTTCATGCTGCTTTCCGTCCGCGCCGCCGCGTCCTACCAGTTGCCCGCCGATACGTTCGTCCTTCTGATGGTCGAGCCTCCCCTGCAGGGGCTGACGCATTGCGTTCGCGACGAACATCTGGCGACCACGCCGACGAACCTCTCCGAGCTTCGCGCCGACATCTTCGCCAACCCCGAGCGTCGTCTGCTGGCTCCGGCGGGGACGTTTTCGTTCGAGTTCACGGCGACGATCGAGTCGCAGCCCAACGTGCCGCCGCCGGTCGACGCGATCGAGCACGCGCCGCAGGACATCCCGGCGGACGCCATGATGTACACGCTCCCTTCGCGCTATTGCCAGTCGGACCTCCTCTCCCGCATGGCGCAGAGCGAGTTCGGCGGCATTCAGCCGGGGGGAGAGCGGGTTCTGAAAGTCGCCGAATGGGTCCGCCGTCACGTCGAATACCGTTATGGGACGACAGACGCGATGACCTCGGCCTACGACACGGCGACGGAGCGCATCGGCGTCTGCCGCGACTTCGCCCATCTGACCATCGCCTTCTGCCGGGCGCTCGGCGTCCCGGCTCGGTACGTTTCGGGCTACGCCCTGGGGTTGGAACCGCCCGACTTCCACGGCTACGTCCAGGTGTATCTCGGCGGGGCCTGGTGGAACGTCGACGCGACGTTCGACGGCGTCCGCCCGGCGCTCGTTCCGATCGCCGTCGGCCGCGACGCCGCCGACGTGGCCATGACCACCCTCTGGGGGGCGGCCAAGCTGAACGAACAAACGGTCGAGGTAAAGGAGGCCCAATGATGAGCGAGGATCGAATCGGCGAAGTCGCCGCCAAACACGGGTTCAGCCGCGAGGCCGCGCAA includes the following:
- a CDS encoding transglutaminase-like domain-containing protein; translated protein: MLLSVRAAASYQLPADTFVLLMVEPPLQGLTHCVRDEHLATTPTNLSELRADIFANPERRLLAPAGTFSFEFTATIESQPNVPPPVDAIEHAPQDIPADAMMYTLPSRYCQSDLLSRMAQSEFGGIQPGGERVLKVAEWVRRHVEYRYGTTDAMTSAYDTATERIGVCRDFAHLTIAFCRALGVPARYVSGYALGLEPPDFHGYVQVYLGGAWWNVDATFDGVRPALVPIAVGRDAADVAMTTLWGAAKLNEQTVEVKEAQ